Part of the Tolypothrix sp. PCC 7910 genome, CAGCTGAAAAACCAGCAACGGCATCGCTGAACCTTCTGCATAATGCAACCAATAGGTATAGCGTACTCGTTCTGGCGTATCCGACGGTGGAATCAGCCTGCCGTTACCATAATGTCCCACTAAATACTCAATAATGGCACCAGATTCCGCTAGGGTAAGCGCACCGTCGGTAATCACTGGCGACTTACCAAGTGGATGCACTTGGCGTAGGGAAGCTGGAGCCAGCATAGTTTTTGGATCGCGTTCGTAGCGCTTGATTTCGTACTCTATGGCGAGTTCCTCTAACAACCAGAGTATACGCTGAGAACGCGAGTTATTTAAGTGGTGGACAGTAAGCATCAAATTATTCTCTGAGCAGTACAGTATGACACTAATAGCAATTCAAATAATGTTTGCGACACATCTATATATTCTAGAGGGCGAACAATGATTGTGCCTTTGCGATTATCTGTGCTGAAAGTTGTACAATCCTGTATGCTTACCCTAAATTTGGATGTTGTTTAATTAGAAATACTAGAGAACACCCCAATTCCTCTTGCCATGACAGCCGCGAGCAAAGGAATTAAAGTGAACCCAAATAACTCTCCCTTAATCATCCAAGAAATTCGCTGTACCTTTGCGAATTCCAAACTCGGTGTTTTGCCATTGCGTAAATCTTTAATCCAAGACAAAAAAGAAAAGGTGGGATATAAAGACAGCAAACTTACCAAGATAAAAATGCTCACCTTCATATAGAAAACCGAATTGCTGAGATAGTAATCTGTTCCTTTGCCAAAGTAAACGACTCGCAGAATCCCTGTAATCAGAATCATTGTGGCAGATAAGCCATAAACCGCATCAGCCATCACAACTTTCCAGGCTGACTCTAGGCTAAGATCCTTCTTCAAAAATTGGCTTTCTACAATCAAAGCGCCAAAAGCCAGCATGAACCCTAAGTAATGCAAATAAGCCGTAATAGCACTTCCCCACATCGATTTTTATCCGTTATCGCTCAATTTGAACTGCAATAGAACATAGCAAAGCTGCATGTTTGAATAGGTAATCAACGCCACGTCATTGCTTGAGGGTTGCTTCTAAAATGATTTTGCTACGTTATTTAATATAGCTAATTAACTATATAGCGGCTAAAAGTTAAAATAGAGAAAATTATCTTTGTGTGAGTAGCGATTCCCGTCGGGATAGCTCCGCTTCACGCACTGAAGCAATATTTTCTAGTTCACAATAAAGGTAGATTACCTTTATCGAACTCTAATTGATGCCAACCTCCTCTGCTACCACTCCCCATTTAATTGTTGCCGGCTTTCATGCGCTTTCCGACCCCTTAAGGATTAGCGTGTTGGAATTGCTGCGACAGCGAGAACTATGTGTATGTGATTTATGCGATGCTTTAGAGGTAAGTCAATCAAAGCTTTCCTTTCACCTCAAAACCTTAAAAGAAGCTGGCTTAGTTAACTCACGTCAAGAAGGACGCTGGATTTATTACAGCCTGAATTTGCCACAATTTAATGTCTTAAACGAGTATCTGGCAGATTTCCAAAATCAGAATTTAATTGTGCCTACCCGTTCTTGCTGCGATTAGAAAAATGTATCAGTTTCCTGGTTTTTTGGGAGCTTCTTGGTAATTTATTGGCCTTTAGCTTTTCCCTGAACTACATATTGCTTTCATCAGCCTAGCTAATGCATCAACTTTTTTTGATGAATTTTTGTGTATAGTCCTCTACCTGTGATTGACATATCAACTTTTTTTGAAATGATAGAGACATAGCCTCAATACCACCTGTATCGGTAATGCCAATGAACGCAGCAAAGCCTTAGCGATCGCGTTTGGGATGCGCCTCACCTAATAATCAACTCAAACTCAGCATTTTCGGCTTCTTTCTCAAACATCCAGGTTTTATGGGAGTGCGATCGCCAAATCCATCAATTTTTCTTGATGTATACCAATTCTCTAAAATTCGCCAACTAATTCAAATTTCGATGAGTACAAATCCACAGATAAAAAAAGCGCCTGTACAAGTGGGAAACCAGCTAAGTTTCTTTGAAAGATACCTCACAATTTGGGTATTTTTATGTATTTTCATAGGCATCGCATTAGGAAGATTATTTCCCAAAGTAGCAGTCATACTGGATGCAATCAGTGTTTATCAAGTATCAATTCCAATTGCAATCTGTCTATTTTTCATGATGTATCCCATCATGGTCAAGATTGATTTTTCTCAAGCTGCTAATGCTATTCGTACTCCTAAACCTGTAATTCTCACATTGGTTGTGAACTGGTTAATTAAACCATTTACGATGGTAGTATTTGCTCAGTTCTTTCTAGGATGGCTATTTCGTCCTTTAATTACAGGTAGTGAATTAATTCATGGTAGTGAAGTAACACTCACAAATTCTTACATTGCTGGGACAATTTTATTAGGTATTGCTCCTTGTACAGCAATGGTTTTGTTGTGGGGGTATCTTTCCTATGGTAATCAAGGTCATACCTTGGTCATGGTAGCAGTTAATTCTCTGACGATGCTATTTTTGTATGCACCTTTAGGCAGGTGGTTACTAGCAGCAAATGATTTAGCTGTTCCCTGGCAAACAATAGTTTTATCGGTGCTGATTTATGTTGGCTTGCCATTAATAGCAGGAATGTATAGCCGTTACTGGATTCTGAAAAATAAAGGTAGGGATTGGTTTGAGAGAAAATTTTTAAAATATCTCAGTCCAATTGCCATTACAGCTTTGTTAATTACTTTAGTTTTGCTATTTGCATTTAAAGGAGAATTAATAGTTAATAATCCCTTACACATCTTGTTAATTGCCATACCGCTATTTATCCAAACTAATTTCATTTTCTTAATTAGTTATGTCATAGCCTTGAAACTCAATTTATCTTATGAAGATGCCGCACCCGCAGCATTAATAGGAGCTAGCAATCACTTTGAAGTTGCGATCGCCACAGCTGTGATGCTGTTTGGTTTAAATTCTGGTGCAGCACTTGCCACAGTTGTAGGCGTTTTAATCGAAGTCCCAGTCATGT contains:
- a CDS encoding glutathione S-transferase codes for the protein MLTVHHLNNSRSQRILWLLEELAIEYEIKRYERDPKTMLAPASLRQVHPLGKSPVITDGALTLAESGAIIEYLVGHYGNGRLIPPSDTPERVRYTYWLHYAEGSAMPLLVFQLIFDRIEHEPMPFFARPIARAIAKNVKSSFLGPQITQHLDYLEEELQKSTWFAGDEFTAADIQVSFPLEAANALGRLNASRPNLMGFLDRIHARPAYQRALERGGTYELLKSA
- a CDS encoding DUF2214 family protein, producing the protein MWGSAITAYLHYLGFMLAFGALIVESQFLKKDLSLESAWKVVMADAVYGLSATMILITGILRVVYFGKGTDYYLSNSVFYMKVSIFILVSLLSLYPTFSFLSWIKDLRNGKTPSLEFAKVQRISWMIKGELFGFTLIPLLAAVMARGIGVFSSISN
- a CDS encoding helix-turn-helix transcriptional regulator — encoded protein: MPTSSATTPHLIVAGFHALSDPLRISVLELLRQRELCVCDLCDALEVSQSKLSFHLKTLKEAGLVNSRQEGRWIYYSLNLPQFNVLNEYLADFQNQNLIVPTRSCCD
- the arsB gene encoding ACR3 family arsenite efflux transporter; this encodes MSTNPQIKKAPVQVGNQLSFFERYLTIWVFLCIFIGIALGRLFPKVAVILDAISVYQVSIPIAICLFFMMYPIMVKIDFSQAANAIRTPKPVILTLVVNWLIKPFTMVVFAQFFLGWLFRPLITGSELIHGSEVTLTNSYIAGTILLGIAPCTAMVLLWGYLSYGNQGHTLVMVAVNSLTMLFLYAPLGRWLLAANDLAVPWQTIVLSVLIYVGLPLIAGMYSRYWILKNKGRDWFERKFLKYLSPIAITALLITLVLLFAFKGELIVNNPLHILLIAIPLFIQTNFIFLISYVIALKLNLSYEDAAPAALIGASNHFEVAIATAVMLFGLNSGAALATVVGVLIEVPVMLMLVEFCKRTAAWFPREPEKATLRDPRCISSFH